The Flavobacterium johnsoniae genomic sequence GAAGTAAAATTGTTTTTCATACACAAGAACAATTTCCAGATATAGAACAAATTAATATTGCTATAATTGGTGTTTTAGAAGATCGTACAAACATCAATATGGTTAATGAAGTTAATCTTACTGCTGTTCGTAAAAAATTATATAGTATGTTTCCAGGTAATTGGGATGCTTCAATTGCTGACTTAGGAGATATACTTGCTGGTGATTCTGTTGAGGATACTTACTTCGCATTGAAAAAAGTTACAGCCTCTTTGATCAAGAATAAAGTGATTCCTATAGTCCTGGGAGGTTCTCAGGATTTAACCTATGCTTTGTATCGTGCTTACGATGACTTAGAGCAAATGGTTAATTTAGTTGCGGTCGATAATAAATTTGATTTTGGAAAAGAAAATGAGTCGGTTTCAGCTAATTCGTATCTTACTAAAATAATTATTGATGAACCAAATAATCTTTTTAATTACTGTAATATAGGCTATCAGACTTATTATAATTCGCAAGAAGAAATCGACTTAATCCAAAAGTTGTTTTTTGATGCTTATCGATTGGGCGAAATCTCTAATAAAATCACTTTGGCTGAGCCTGTTTTTAGAGATGCAGATTTGGTGAGTATCGATTTAAATTCTGTAAAATCTTCAGCTTCAGGAAACACAGTAACATTTGAACCCAATGGTTTTAATGGCAAAGAAATTTGTGCTTTAGCAAGATACGCTGGTATTAGTGATAAAGTTACTTCTTTTGGTGTTTTTAATCATAATAGTACAATGGCAGAATCTGTAATTATTTCGCAGATTGTGTGGTATTTTATTGAAGGATATCACTACCGTTCAAAAGAATATCCTTTCGGAAGTCGCGCCAATTATTTGAAGTATATTGTCCCGCTTGAAGATGAAGAACTTATATTTTATAAAAGTGACAAAACGGATCGTTGGTGGATTGAAATTCCATTTGAATCAAATGGCAGCAATAAATTAAAAAGAAATACGTTATTACCCTGTTCTTATGATGAATACTTGGCCGCTTGCAATCAGGAATTGCCAGAAAGATGGTGGAAAGCGCAGCGTAAAAATGCTTTGTAATTTGAAAACTTAAGGTAAATCTTAATTTTTTAAAAAATAAG encodes the following:
- a CDS encoding formimidoylglutamase — encoded protein: MEFDFLEPVNDAIVKFVGGLSSQELGSKIVFHTQEQFPDIEQINIAIIGVLEDRTNINMVNEVNLTAVRKKLYSMFPGNWDASIADLGDILAGDSVEDTYFALKKVTASLIKNKVIPIVLGGSQDLTYALYRAYDDLEQMVNLVAVDNKFDFGKENESVSANSYLTKIIIDEPNNLFNYCNIGYQTYYNSQEEIDLIQKLFFDAYRLGEISNKITLAEPVFRDADLVSIDLNSVKSSASGNTVTFEPNGFNGKEICALARYAGISDKVTSFGVFNHNSTMAESVIISQIVWYFIEGYHYRSKEYPFGSRANYLKYIVPLEDEELIFYKSDKTDRWWIEIPFESNGSNKLKRNTLLPCSYDEYLAACNQELPERWWKAQRKNAL